The Pseudomonas parafulva genome includes a window with the following:
- a CDS encoding efflux transporter outer membrane subunit: MKRLMLAGLCLSLGACMTVGPDYELPKEAAIQRTDLNGPLRQDADSVVSAPVPEDWWQLYHDPRLNALVRQALSANTELRVAAANIAKARAQVDIAESQGGFDGGVKLGAQRLQESGEAFLQPEKVPVANIGEAIISASYQFDLWGTFKRGTEAARASADAVQAAADTARITLVADVVKAYTQVCSANEEYHIARESLDLQAQSVKLSQRLRDAGRGDETQVTRSQTQFKSLGAELPRFKAERETGLYTLAALLAVPMQKLPAGTADCSELPQLTQLVPVGDGAALLKRRPDVRQAERQLAAATANIGVATGALYPQISIGAQVGTIGILDNLGEPATNRWGFGPQISWSIPTNGTRARIRMAEASTQAALANFDGVVLNAIRETQTRLAQYSALLDRRDALAEAEKSAREAADQTHRYYQAGRESFLADLQATRTYTDMRAQLAAANSQVAMGQVGVFLALGGGWKRPMEH; the protein is encoded by the coding sequence ATGAAACGGCTGATGCTCGCAGGGCTATGCCTGTCGCTCGGCGCCTGCATGACGGTCGGGCCAGACTACGAGCTGCCCAAAGAAGCGGCAATCCAGCGCACTGACCTCAACGGCCCCCTGCGCCAAGATGCCGACAGCGTGGTGTCGGCACCGGTGCCGGAAGATTGGTGGCAGTTGTATCACGACCCGCGGTTGAACGCGCTGGTACGCCAGGCCCTGAGTGCCAATACCGAGTTGCGCGTGGCTGCGGCGAACATCGCCAAGGCCCGTGCGCAGGTCGACATCGCTGAATCTCAAGGAGGCTTCGACGGTGGGGTGAAGCTAGGTGCCCAGCGCCTGCAAGAGTCTGGGGAAGCTTTCTTGCAGCCCGAGAAGGTGCCTGTGGCGAACATCGGCGAGGCGATCATAAGCGCGTCCTACCAGTTCGACCTGTGGGGCACCTTCAAACGCGGTACGGAAGCTGCCAGGGCCAGTGCCGATGCGGTACAGGCCGCAGCGGACACGGCGCGGATCACGCTGGTGGCGGATGTGGTCAAGGCCTACACCCAAGTGTGCTCGGCCAACGAGGAATACCACATTGCCCGTGAGTCGCTCGATTTACAGGCGCAAAGCGTCAAGCTCAGCCAGCGCCTGCGCGATGCGGGGCGTGGTGATGAAACTCAGGTGACGCGGTCGCAAACCCAGTTCAAGTCTTTGGGCGCCGAGCTGCCGCGATTCAAGGCCGAACGTGAGACAGGCCTGTATACCCTGGCCGCATTGCTGGCGGTCCCCATGCAGAAGCTGCCAGCAGGAACTGCCGATTGCTCTGAACTGCCGCAGCTGACTCAGTTAGTGCCGGTGGGCGATGGCGCCGCGTTGCTCAAACGTCGCCCCGACGTACGCCAGGCAGAGCGCCAATTGGCGGCTGCCACCGCCAATATCGGTGTAGCGACCGGCGCGCTTTATCCACAGATCAGCATCGGCGCGCAGGTCGGGACCATCGGCATCCTGGACAACCTGGGCGAGCCTGCGACCAACCGCTGGGGCTTCGGCCCGCAGATCAGCTGGAGCATCCCCACCAACGGCACGCGGGCCCGCATTCGCATGGCTGAAGCGTCCACCCAGGCGGCCTTGGCGAATTTCGATGGTGTGGTACTCAATGCCATACGCGAAACCCAGACAAGGCTGGCTCAATACAGCGCACTGCTGGACCGGCGCGATGCACTGGCCGAGGCAGAGAAGTCTGCTCGGGAAGCGGCCGACCAGACGCACCGGTACTACCAGGCCGGGCGTGAGTCATTTCTGGCGGACTTGCAGGCGACGCGGACCTATACCGACATGCGTGCGCAGTTGGCGGCTGCGAACAGCCAGGTTGCAATGGGGCAGGTTGGCGTGTTTCTGGCGCTTGGAGGCGGTTGGAAGCGTCCCATGGAGCACTGA
- a CDS encoding ABC transporter permease, protein MTTTPVRQEYEVQLEPLLSVPVERDLSLSQRLWQHGWLRKAVILIVIALLWEAVARYQDNDLLLPTFLQTAAALWEGLVSGELPAKVGVSLVILLKGYLLGIILAFGLTSLAVSTQLGRDLLSTLTSMFNPLPAIALLPLALLWFGLGDNSLIFVLVHSVLWALALNTYAGFQGVSNTLRMAGRNYGLKGLRLVMHILVPAALPSILSGLKIGWAFAWRTLIAAELVFGASSGKGGLGWYIFQNRNELYTDKVFAGLAVVILIGLLVEGLVFNTLERLTVKRWGMQR, encoded by the coding sequence ATGACCACAACCCCTGTGCGCCAGGAATACGAGGTGCAGCTGGAGCCATTGCTCAGCGTGCCTGTGGAACGCGACCTGTCGTTGAGTCAGCGCCTCTGGCAGCACGGTTGGCTGCGCAAGGCCGTCATCCTGATAGTTATCGCATTGCTGTGGGAAGCCGTCGCCCGTTATCAGGACAATGACCTGCTGCTACCGACCTTCCTGCAGACAGCTGCCGCGCTGTGGGAAGGCCTGGTCAGTGGAGAGCTGCCGGCCAAGGTCGGCGTGTCGCTGGTGATCTTGCTCAAGGGCTACCTGCTAGGGATTATCCTGGCCTTTGGTCTCACCAGCCTGGCCGTCTCCACCCAGCTTGGGCGCGACCTGCTGAGCACCTTGACCTCGATGTTCAACCCCCTGCCTGCCATCGCCCTGTTGCCATTGGCCTTGCTGTGGTTCGGGCTAGGCGACAACAGCCTGATCTTCGTCCTGGTGCATTCGGTGCTCTGGGCCCTGGCGCTCAATACCTATGCAGGGTTCCAGGGTGTTTCCAACACCCTGCGCATGGCCGGGCGCAACTATGGCCTCAAAGGGCTACGGCTGGTGATGCACATCCTGGTGCCGGCGGCGTTGCCCTCGATCCTGTCCGGGCTCAAGATCGGCTGGGCGTTCGCCTGGCGCACGCTGATTGCCGCAGAACTGGTCTTTGGTGCCAGCAGCGGCAAAGGTGGCCTGGGTTGGTACATCTTTCAGAACCGCAACGAACTCTATACCGACAAGGTGTTCGCAGGCCTTGCGGTGGTCATCCTGATCGGGCTGCTGGTTGAGGGGCTAGTCTTCAACACCCTGGAGCGCCTGACGGTCAAGCGCTGGGGCATGCAGCGCTGA
- a CDS encoding HlyD family secretion protein, whose translation MKKPLLTLGRVVLTLLVVTFAAVLVWQMVVYYLFAPWTRDGHIRADVIQIAPDVSGLIQKVEVRDNQTVKRGDVLFTIDQDRFTLALRQAKATLGERQETLAQASREVNRNRKLGNLVAAEQLEESQSRQARARSAVSEAQVAVDSAQLNLDRSVVRSPVDGYLNDRAPRNHEFVTAGRPVLSVVDSASYHVDGYFEETKLGGIHIGDVVDIRVMGDNTRLRGHVESFAAGIEDRDRSSGTNLLPNVNPAFSWVRLAQRIPVRIAFDEVPQDFRMIAGRTATVSIVEDMHP comes from the coding sequence ATGAAAAAACCTTTGCTGACCCTGGGCCGTGTGGTCCTTACTCTGTTGGTCGTGACATTTGCCGCCGTACTCGTCTGGCAGATGGTTGTGTACTACCTGTTCGCACCCTGGACGCGCGATGGCCACATTCGCGCCGATGTGATCCAGATCGCCCCGGACGTATCCGGGTTGATCCAGAAGGTCGAGGTGCGCGACAACCAGACCGTCAAGCGTGGCGATGTGCTGTTCACCATCGACCAGGACCGTTTCACCCTGGCGCTGCGTCAGGCCAAGGCCACGCTCGGCGAGCGTCAGGAAACTTTGGCCCAGGCCTCGCGGGAGGTGAACCGTAATCGTAAGTTGGGCAACCTGGTCGCGGCCGAACAGCTCGAAGAAAGCCAGTCGCGCCAAGCGCGCGCCCGCTCGGCGGTCAGTGAGGCGCAGGTGGCTGTCGACAGTGCCCAGTTGAACCTGGATCGCTCGGTGGTGCGCAGCCCCGTGGACGGTTATCTCAACGATCGCGCGCCGCGCAACCATGAGTTCGTAACCGCCGGGCGACCGGTGCTGTCGGTGGTCGACAGTGCCTCTTATCACGTCGATGGCTACTTCGAGGAAACCAAGCTGGGGGGCATTCACATCGGGGACGTGGTGGATATTCGTGTGATGGGCGACAACACCCGCCTGCGCGGGCATGTGGAAAGCTTTGCAGCCGGCATCGAGGACCGCGACCGCAGCAGCGGCACCAACCTGCTGCCCAACGTCAACCCTGCCTTCAGCTGGGTGAGGCTGGCCCAGCGGATTCCGGTGCGGATCGCCTTTGACGAAGTCCCGCAGGATTTCCGCATGATTGCCGGGCGAACCGCCACCGTCTCGATCGTCGAGGACATGCACCCATGA
- a CDS encoding FUSC family protein, translated as MNGFFSSVPPARDWFYGVRTFAASMIALYIALLMQLPRPYWAMATVYIVSSPFLGPTSSKALYRALGTLLGAAGAVLLVPPLVQSPLLLSIAVALWTGTLLFLSLNVRTANNYVFMLAGYTLPMIALAVVDNPLAVFDVASSRAQEICLGIVCAAVVGAIFWPRRLAPVVVGATGNWFNDAIRYSDSYLARQQSTVDVGGMRGAMVATFNSLELMIGQLGHEGTGPHTLKNARELRGRMIHLLPVIDALDDALAALQGHAAQQFEHILPVLDAAREWLKGTADSPSVQRWAALHQRIDDLRPDAAALDQRAELLLSNALYRLTEWVDLWQDCCTLQHALRTDDATPWRAVYRHWRLARLRPFFDRGLMLYSVTSTVLAIIVACGLWIGLGWNDGASAVILAAVSCSFFAAMDDPAPQIYRFFFWTLLSVIFSSLYLFLVLPNLHDFPMLVLAFAVPFICIGTLTVQPRFYLGTLLTIVNTSTFISIQGAYDADFFTFLNSNLAGPVGLLFAFIWTLVMRPFGVELAAKRMTRFAWRDIVEVTEHATLAEHRKVGVKMLDRLMQHLPRLSQTGQDSSVALRDLRVGLNLLDLLAYMPRAGQVARERLALVVAEVGAHYAACLRAGERLHAPPALLRNMERARLALSLDEPCERLDARPHLLHALAGLRLALLPGVEVMLEPAEQLQLPSGLDGAPL; from the coding sequence ATGAACGGCTTCTTCAGCTCGGTGCCACCGGCGCGCGATTGGTTCTACGGCGTGCGCACATTCGCCGCCTCCATGATCGCGCTATATATCGCCCTGCTCATGCAGTTGCCGCGCCCGTACTGGGCCATGGCGACCGTCTACATCGTTTCCAGCCCCTTCCTGGGGCCTACCAGCTCCAAGGCGTTGTACCGCGCCCTGGGCACCTTGCTGGGCGCCGCTGGGGCAGTGCTGCTGGTACCGCCCCTGGTGCAGTCGCCGCTGCTGCTGAGCATCGCAGTGGCCCTGTGGACGGGGACGTTGCTGTTCCTCTCGCTGAATGTGCGCACGGCCAACAACTACGTGTTCATGCTGGCCGGGTATACCTTGCCGATGATCGCCCTGGCAGTGGTCGATAACCCATTGGCCGTGTTCGACGTGGCTTCCTCGCGGGCCCAGGAAATCTGCCTGGGGATCGTCTGCGCAGCCGTGGTCGGGGCCATTTTCTGGCCACGACGGCTGGCGCCCGTGGTGGTAGGGGCGACAGGCAACTGGTTCAACGATGCCATTCGCTACAGCGACAGCTATCTTGCCCGGCAGCAGAGCACGGTCGATGTCGGTGGCATGCGCGGGGCGATGGTGGCGACCTTCAACTCACTGGAGTTGATGATCGGCCAGCTCGGCCATGAAGGTACCGGCCCCCATACCTTGAAAAACGCCCGTGAGCTACGTGGGCGCATGATCCACCTGCTGCCGGTCATCGACGCGCTGGACGATGCATTGGCGGCCTTGCAAGGGCACGCTGCGCAGCAATTTGAACACATCCTGCCTGTGCTCGATGCTGCACGTGAATGGCTCAAGGGCACCGCAGACAGCCCCTCTGTCCAGCGGTGGGCAGCTCTGCATCAAAGGATCGACGATCTGCGCCCGGATGCGGCTGCACTGGACCAACGGGCCGAGCTGTTGCTGTCCAATGCGCTCTATCGGCTCACCGAATGGGTAGACCTGTGGCAGGACTGCTGTACCTTGCAGCATGCCCTGCGTACCGACGACGCCACACCCTGGCGCGCCGTTTACCGGCACTGGCGCCTGGCGCGCTTGCGGCCATTCTTCGACCGGGGCCTGATGCTCTACTCGGTCACCTCCACCGTCCTGGCCATCATCGTTGCCTGCGGCCTGTGGATCGGCCTGGGCTGGAATGATGGCGCCAGTGCGGTGATCCTGGCTGCCGTCTCATGCAGCTTCTTCGCGGCGATGGACGACCCGGCCCCACAGATCTACCGTTTTTTCTTCTGGACCCTGTTGTCGGTCATTTTCTCGAGCCTGTATTTGTTCCTTGTGCTGCCCAACCTGCATGACTTCCCGATGCTGGTACTGGCCTTCGCCGTGCCTTTCATCTGCATCGGCACGTTGACGGTACAGCCACGCTTTTACTTAGGGACATTGCTGACCATCGTCAACACCTCGACCTTCATCAGCATCCAGGGTGCCTACGACGCCGATTTCTTCACCTTCCTCAATTCCAACCTCGCCGGCCCGGTTGGCCTGCTCTTCGCGTTCATCTGGACCCTGGTCATGCGCCCCTTCGGTGTGGAGCTGGCTGCCAAGCGCATGACCCGTTTCGCCTGGCGCGACATCGTCGAGGTGACCGAGCACGCAACCTTGGCCGAGCATCGCAAGGTGGGTGTAAAAATGCTCGATCGCCTGATGCAGCATTTACCTCGCCTGTCGCAAACCGGCCAGGACAGCAGCGTGGCGCTACGGGACTTGCGTGTTGGGCTGAACCTGCTCGACTTGCTGGCGTACATGCCGCGTGCCGGTCAGGTCGCCCGTGAACGACTGGCCTTGGTGGTCGCTGAAGTGGGTGCCCATTACGCGGCCTGCCTGCGCGCCGGTGAGCGGCTGCACGCGCCACCTGCACTCTTGCGCAACATGGAAAGGGCCCGGCTGGCGCTCAGTCTCGATGAGCCCTGCGAACGCCTCGACGCCCGCCCGCATTTGTTGCATGCGCTGGCTGGCCTGCGCCTGGCGCTGCTGCCAGGCGTCGAGGTCATGCTCGAGCCTGCGGAGCAACTGCAACTACCGTCTGGCCTGGATGGAGCACCCCTGTGA
- a CDS encoding TauD/TfdA dioxygenase family protein has product MPAALNALSLIDSAPSQLFEVHPFAGAVGAEVIGLDLSRPLNAQDFARIHRAHLDHHVLVFRDQRITPEQQIAFSRRFGELQIHVLKQFLLQGHPEILIVSNIIENGQNIGLGDAGKFWHSDLSYKALPSLGSMLHAQELPDEGGDTLFADMHKAWDAVPAALRTLVAGRSAAHSYTARYAETRFEGNWRPALTAEQLAQVQEVIHPVVRTHPETGRQALFVSEGFTTRIVGLPEDESRDVLQQLYALSVLEHNVYRHQWQPHDLVFWDNRSLIHLAAGCPAHLRRKLYRTTIQGDAPF; this is encoded by the coding sequence ATGCCAGCTGCCTTGAACGCCCTGTCGCTCATCGATAGCGCGCCGTCACAACTTTTTGAAGTCCACCCGTTCGCCGGCGCCGTCGGCGCCGAAGTCATCGGCCTCGACCTATCCAGGCCGCTCAATGCCCAGGACTTCGCGCGTATTCATCGCGCTCACCTCGATCATCATGTTCTGGTTTTTCGCGATCAGCGCATCACGCCTGAGCAGCAGATCGCGTTCAGCCGCCGCTTTGGCGAACTGCAGATTCATGTGCTCAAGCAGTTCCTGCTCCAGGGGCACCCTGAAATCCTGATTGTTTCCAACATCATCGAGAACGGCCAGAACATCGGCCTGGGCGATGCGGGCAAGTTCTGGCACTCGGACCTCTCCTACAAGGCACTGCCCAGCTTGGGCTCGATGCTGCATGCCCAGGAACTCCCCGACGAGGGCGGGGACACGTTGTTCGCCGACATGCACAAGGCCTGGGACGCAGTACCCGCTGCGCTACGCACACTGGTAGCCGGGCGCAGTGCCGCTCATTCCTACACAGCCCGCTACGCCGAAACCCGATTCGAAGGCAATTGGCGCCCTGCACTGACAGCCGAGCAACTGGCTCAGGTGCAGGAAGTCATCCACCCCGTCGTGCGTACCCACCCCGAAACCGGTCGCCAGGCATTGTTCGTCAGTGAAGGGTTCACCACCCGCATCGTCGGGCTGCCGGAGGACGAAAGCCGGGATGTCCTGCAGCAGCTGTATGCCTTGAGCGTGCTGGAGCACAACGTCTACCGCCATCAATGGCAGCCCCACGACCTGGTGTTCTGGGATAACCGCTCCCTGATCCACCTGGCTGCCGGTTGCCCTGCACACCTGCGGCGCAAGCTCTACCGCACCACCATCCAGGGCGATGCCCCGTTCTGA
- a CDS encoding DUF1656 domain-containing protein — MIGELDISGVFLPTLLVMMIGTYLLFLGVHAVLVRVHFYRLVWHRALFNVALYAVLLGAVDHFCRSLMLP, encoded by the coding sequence GTGATCGGTGAACTGGATATCAGTGGGGTATTCCTGCCCACGCTGCTGGTGATGATGATTGGAACCTACCTGCTGTTTCTGGGTGTCCACGCCGTACTGGTGCGTGTGCACTTCTATCGCCTGGTCTGGCACCGGGCATTGTTCAACGTTGCCCTCTACGCCGTGCTGCTCGGTGCGGTGGACCACTTCTGTCGAAGCCTGATGCTGCCATGA
- a CDS encoding ABC transporter substrate-binding protein, whose protein sequence is MRKSISRLAASIGLGASLVIGSLVAPAAAQAEGKIRIAEQFGIVYLLLNVVRDQHLIEKHGKAQGIDIDVEWAQLSGGSAINDALLSGSVDIAGAGVGPLLTVWDRTRGRQNVKAVASLGNFPYYLVSSNPAVKTIADLSDKDRIAVPAVGVSVQSRLLQYAAAQQWGDEQYNRLDKYTLAVPHPDATAALLAGGTELNGHFSNPPFQDQALANKNVHIVLDSYDLLGPNSPTLLFATEKFRKDNPKTYRAFVDAIAEAATFAQNDKAAAADTYIRVTNAKIDRASLIKLIDNPRYEFTVTPKNTYKLAEFLYRVGAIKHKPASWKDYFFQDEHPLQGS, encoded by the coding sequence ATGCGCAAATCCATCAGCCGCCTGGCGGCAAGCATCGGGCTGGGCGCAAGCCTCGTCATTGGCAGCCTCGTGGCCCCCGCCGCCGCCCAGGCAGAAGGCAAGATTCGTATCGCCGAACAGTTCGGCATCGTCTACCTGCTGCTCAATGTGGTGCGTGACCAGCACCTGATCGAAAAGCACGGCAAGGCGCAAGGCATCGACATCGACGTCGAGTGGGCACAGCTTTCCGGTGGCTCGGCCATCAACGACGCATTGCTGTCCGGCTCGGTGGATATCGCAGGTGCTGGCGTAGGCCCGCTGCTCACCGTCTGGGATCGAACCCGAGGGCGACAGAACGTCAAGGCCGTGGCTTCGCTGGGCAATTTCCCGTATTACCTGGTCAGCAGCAATCCGGCTGTGAAGACCATTGCGGATCTTTCCGACAAGGACCGCATCGCCGTGCCGGCGGTGGGGGTGTCCGTGCAGTCGCGCTTGCTGCAATACGCCGCGGCGCAGCAATGGGGAGACGAGCAATACAACCGCCTGGACAAGTACACCCTGGCGGTTCCTCATCCTGATGCGACGGCCGCCTTGCTGGCAGGCGGTACCGAACTCAACGGGCATTTCTCAAACCCGCCGTTCCAGGATCAGGCGCTGGCCAACAAGAACGTGCACATCGTGCTCGACAGCTACGACTTGCTTGGGCCGAATTCGCCCACGCTGCTGTTTGCCACCGAAAAATTCCGCAAGGACAACCCCAAGACGTACAGAGCCTTCGTCGATGCCATCGCCGAAGCGGCCACGTTTGCCCAGAACGACAAGGCGGCAGCCGCCGATACCTACATCCGGGTGACCAACGCTAAGATCGACCGCGCAAGCCTCATCAAGCTGATCGACAACCCTCGGTACGAATTTACCGTCACGCCAAAGAACACCTACAAGCTCGCCGAATTTCTCTACAGGGTCGGCGCGATCAAGCACAAGCCAGCGTCGTGGAAGGATTATTTCTTCCAGGATGAACACCCGCTGCAGGGGAGCTGA
- a CDS encoding tetratricopeptide repeat protein, translating to MSAVGNIHSLLARLLPAQVIVSPAVARRQRLFAGVGMPSQRTMLVSRLDEASDLQAVYQDLRLQALQGNVAALNDLGWIWLNGKYWRADTVLAGHLLRMAALQGSAVAWFNLGQQHYFGKGVDRSYTQAAECYRQAFERGMSHAAAALGDLYEEEVCDGPMQWQVDPQLAYRWFLQGAEQGEARCRFEVGYRLIHGLHVQPELKPALYWLELAAAAGVVQAAEELAVHFSRRDQERYQQWRDRAVQMGSTLALTMKLEDQVQP from the coding sequence ATGTCTGCTGTCGGCAATATCCATTCGCTGCTCGCCCGCCTGCTTCCGGCACAGGTGATCGTTTCGCCCGCTGTCGCCCGACGCCAGCGGCTGTTTGCAGGTGTCGGCATGCCCAGTCAACGGACGATGCTGGTCAGCCGTCTGGACGAAGCCAGTGACCTGCAAGCGGTCTACCAGGATCTGCGCCTGCAAGCCCTGCAGGGGAATGTGGCAGCGCTGAACGACCTGGGTTGGATCTGGCTCAATGGCAAGTACTGGCGTGCTGATACGGTGTTGGCCGGGCACCTTCTGCGCATGGCGGCATTGCAGGGCAGTGCCGTGGCCTGGTTCAACCTGGGGCAGCAGCACTACTTCGGCAAAGGTGTGGATCGTTCCTACACGCAGGCCGCCGAATGCTACCGCCAGGCGTTCGAGCGAGGCATGTCGCATGCGGCCGCTGCGCTGGGAGACTTGTACGAAGAAGAAGTGTGCGATGGCCCTATGCAATGGCAGGTCGATCCGCAGCTGGCCTACCGATGGTTCCTGCAGGGTGCCGAACAGGGTGAGGCACGCTGTCGTTTCGAGGTTGGCTACCGGCTGATTCACGGCCTGCATGTGCAACCGGAGCTCAAGCCGGCATTGTACTGGCTCGAACTGGCGGCCGCTGCGGGTGTGGTGCAGGCGGCAGAAGAACTGGCCGTGCACTTCAGTCGACGCGATCAGGAGCGCTATCAGCAATGGCGCGATCGCGCCGTGCAGATGGGCAGTACCTTGGCCCTGACCATGAAGCTGGAAGACCAAGTTCAGCCTTGA
- a CDS encoding TIGR02647 family protein, with translation MSFSPELIAELEVLALFNLDSSQEGIKIHNTASPTLIAAAQRLHEKGLTDQPDGGYLTSLGHDAVESVQLLQNILRAPQPA, from the coding sequence ATGTCCTTTTCACCCGAACTGATCGCTGAACTGGAAGTGCTTGCACTGTTCAATCTCGACAGCAGCCAGGAAGGCATCAAGATTCACAACACCGCATCCCCGACGCTCATCGCCGCCGCGCAGCGGCTGCACGAAAAAGGCCTGACCGATCAACCCGACGGGGGCTACCTGACCAGCCTGGGTCACGACGCGGTCGAAAGTGTTCAGTTGCTGCAGAACATTCTGAGAGCGCCCCAGCCGGCCTGA
- a CDS encoding ABC transporter ATP-binding protein has translation MTAPLPGHTVSTLSHPIAPPLLNVQGLTLEYRTRQRVVRATHQVSFEVDQADRFVLLGPSGCGKSTLLKAVAGFIEPREGQILLQGQPVSDPGPDRIVVFQEFDQLPPWKTVKHNVMFPLLVSGQLKRADAEERALHYLEKVGLAAFADAYPHTLSGGMKARVAIARALATQPKILLMDEPFAALDALTRRKMQEELLLLWEEVRFTLLFVTHSIEEALVVGNRILLLTPHPGRVRAEVHSHQYHLGSLGGSDFQASARRIHRLLFDEAADPAQVDDIGFNDIRIAY, from the coding sequence ATGACTGCGCCATTGCCAGGCCACACGGTCAGCACCTTGAGCCATCCCATAGCACCGCCGTTGTTGAACGTGCAGGGCCTTACCCTTGAATACCGCACCCGGCAACGGGTGGTACGCGCTACCCATCAGGTCAGTTTCGAGGTGGATCAGGCTGATCGCTTCGTCCTGCTGGGGCCATCCGGTTGTGGCAAGTCAACCTTGCTCAAAGCCGTGGCCGGCTTCATCGAACCCCGTGAAGGACAGATCCTGCTTCAGGGGCAACCCGTCAGCGACCCGGGACCGGACCGCATCGTGGTGTTCCAGGAATTCGACCAGTTGCCGCCTTGGAAGACGGTGAAGCACAACGTCATGTTTCCACTGTTGGTATCGGGCCAATTGAAGCGGGCCGATGCTGAAGAGCGGGCGCTTCACTACCTGGAGAAAGTCGGTCTTGCAGCCTTTGCCGATGCCTACCCGCATACGCTATCAGGCGGCATGAAAGCGCGCGTGGCGATTGCCAGGGCCTTGGCCACGCAGCCGAAGATATTGCTGATGGACGAACCGTTCGCCGCACTCGATGCACTTACCCGGCGCAAGATGCAGGAAGAGTTGCTGCTGCTGTGGGAGGAAGTACGCTTCACCTTGCTGTTCGTCACCCACTCCATCGAAGAGGCCTTGGTGGTGGGCAACCGCATCTTGCTGCTCACGCCTCACCCCGGCCGGGTACGCGCCGAGGTGCACAGCCACCAATATCACCTGGGCAGCCTGGGGGGCAGCGATTTCCAGGCCAGTGCCCGGCGCATACACCGTTTGCTGTTCGATGAAGCGGCCGACCCCGCTCAAGTCGATGACATTGGTTTCAACGACATCCGCATTGCCTACTGA
- a CDS encoding WYL domain-containing protein gives MPFATTRATLSRQWALLRQLPGRSPGLTSSELACRLRDLGFTVSKRTVERDLNDLSLIFPLERNDKSIPYGWHWAAGVVSELRGTTDLLAHLKGEALQAPPGEGIELVARISDPLARQLREAPLSSDMQLIAHDQGHRLRATVSDGSSLRWWLLSRGDELVVEQPAQLREEIGKILSNAAAQYLTP, from the coding sequence TTGCCGTTCGCCACCACTCGCGCCACCCTCAGCCGTCAGTGGGCGCTGCTGCGCCAGCTACCGGGCCGTTCTCCAGGCCTCACCAGTTCCGAGCTGGCTTGTCGGCTACGAGACCTGGGCTTTACCGTCAGCAAGCGAACCGTAGAGCGCGACCTCAATGACCTGTCGTTGATCTTCCCGCTGGAGCGCAACGACAAGAGCATTCCCTACGGGTGGCACTGGGCCGCGGGCGTTGTCAGCGAGCTGCGCGGCACCACCGATCTGCTGGCGCATCTCAAAGGAGAAGCGCTGCAAGCGCCACCGGGCGAAGGCATTGAATTGGTGGCGCGCATCAGTGACCCACTGGCGCGCCAGCTCCGAGAGGCTCCACTGAGCAGCGACATGCAGTTGATCGCCCATGACCAGGGGCATCGGCTGCGGGCCACGGTGAGCGACGGGAGCTCGTTGCGCTGGTGGCTTTTGAGCCGTGGGGACGAACTGGTGGTCGAGCAGCCTGCGCAGTTGCGCGAAGAGATCGGCAAGATTCTCAGCAACGCCGCAGCCCAGTATCTAACACCATGA
- a CDS encoding MarR family winged helix-turn-helix transcriptional regulator → MSLDLLRLQVSSGLVVAARHWRRICHMALTGYGISEACAAPLLMIVRLGDGVHQVAVAQAAGLESPSLVRLLDQLCRAGLVLRSEDPMDRRAKALSLTAEGRVLAEAIEAELVRVRGDVLSRLDPEDLQATLRVLRAFEAAGLGSTGGVA, encoded by the coding sequence ATGTCCCTTGATCTTCTGCGTCTTCAGGTCAGCAGTGGCCTGGTCGTTGCCGCTCGGCACTGGCGCCGCATCTGCCACATGGCACTGACCGGCTACGGCATTTCCGAAGCCTGTGCCGCGCCACTGCTGATGATCGTGCGCCTGGGCGATGGCGTGCACCAGGTGGCGGTCGCCCAGGCGGCCGGGCTGGAAAGCCCGTCCCTGGTGCGCTTGCTCGACCAGCTGTGCAGGGCCGGGTTGGTGTTGCGTAGCGAAGATCCGATGGACAGGCGCGCCAAGGCCCTGAGCCTTACGGCTGAAGGGCGCGTGCTGGCCGAGGCCATCGAGGCGGAGTTGGTGAGGGTGCGCGGTGATGTGCTGAGCCGGCTCGATCCAGAGGACCTGCAGGCCACGCTGCGTGTACTGCGCGCATTCGAAGCAGCCGGGCTGGGCAGCACGGGCGGGGTCGCATGA